One Limimonas halophila DNA window includes the following coding sequences:
- a CDS encoding lysine--tRNA ligase, translated as MSTWRELAQQAKAWPFAEARRILDRIGGETPDKGYVLFETGYGPSGLPHIGTFGEVARTSMVRHAFATLSDIPTKLVCFSDDMDGLRKVPDNVPAPEMVRENLGKPLTDIPDPFGTHASFGAHNNARLQGFLDFFGFDYEFVSATECYRAGRFDRALLTALANYDAIMDVMLPTLSKERQRTYSPFLPVSPKTGRVLQVPVLDRDVERGTILFADEDGERTEVPVTGGHCKMQWKPDWAMRWFALDVDYEMAGKDLIDSAKLGNRLVSILGGKPPVGFHYELFLDEQGEKISKSKGNGLSVDEWLTYGPWESLSLFMYQKPKSAKKLSFDVIPRNVDDYLAHRRNYHDKDDAAGQLENPAWHVHCGAPPVPEGGPSYSMLLNLASAANTEDKATLWGFISRYTPDVTPDSAPFLDRLVDHAVAYYRDFVHPAKQYRAPSAEEAAALRELLDKLRALPADADAETIQGEFYAVGKAHPDTFSNLRAWFKAIYEILLGQQQGPRLGSFVALYGLANFIALAETTLHQHEDV; from the coding sequence ATGAGCACGTGGCGCGAGCTGGCCCAACAGGCGAAGGCGTGGCCGTTCGCCGAAGCGCGGCGGATTCTGGACCGCATCGGCGGCGAAACGCCGGACAAGGGCTACGTGCTCTTCGAGACGGGCTACGGCCCCTCGGGCCTGCCCCACATCGGCACCTTCGGCGAGGTCGCGCGCACCTCGATGGTGCGCCACGCCTTCGCCACGCTGTCCGACATCCCCACCAAGCTGGTGTGCTTCTCCGACGACATGGACGGCCTGCGCAAGGTGCCGGACAACGTGCCGGCGCCGGAGATGGTGCGCGAAAACCTGGGCAAACCGCTGACCGACATCCCCGATCCCTTCGGCACGCACGCCAGCTTCGGCGCCCACAACAACGCGCGCCTGCAAGGCTTCCTGGACTTCTTCGGCTTCGACTACGAATTCGTCTCCGCCACCGAGTGCTACCGCGCCGGGCGCTTCGACCGGGCGCTGCTGACGGCGCTGGCCAACTACGACGCCATCATGGACGTCATGCTGCCCACGCTCTCCAAGGAGCGGCAGCGGACCTACAGCCCCTTCCTGCCCGTCTCGCCCAAGACGGGCCGCGTGCTGCAGGTACCGGTGCTGGACCGCGACGTCGAGCGCGGCACGATTCTGTTCGCGGACGAGGACGGCGAGCGCACGGAAGTGCCCGTCACGGGCGGGCACTGCAAGATGCAGTGGAAGCCGGACTGGGCGATGCGCTGGTTCGCCCTCGACGTCGACTACGAGATGGCGGGCAAGGACCTGATCGACTCCGCCAAGCTGGGCAACCGCCTCGTCTCCATCCTGGGCGGCAAGCCGCCCGTGGGCTTCCACTACGAGCTGTTCCTGGACGAGCAGGGCGAGAAGATCTCCAAGTCCAAGGGCAACGGGCTCTCGGTGGACGAATGGCTCACCTACGGCCCGTGGGAGAGCCTGTCGCTGTTCATGTACCAGAAGCCCAAGTCGGCGAAGAAGCTGTCCTTCGACGTCATTCCCCGCAACGTGGACGACTACCTGGCCCACCGGCGGAATTATCACGACAAGGACGACGCCGCCGGCCAGCTGGAAAACCCGGCCTGGCACGTCCACTGCGGCGCGCCGCCGGTGCCCGAAGGCGGGCCGAGCTATTCCATGCTGCTCAACCTCGCCAGCGCGGCGAACACCGAGGACAAGGCCACGCTGTGGGGCTTCATCTCGCGCTACACGCCGGACGTCACCCCGGACAGCGCGCCCTTCCTCGACCGCCTCGTGGACCACGCCGTCGCCTACTACCGCGACTTCGTCCACCCCGCGAAGCAGTACCGCGCGCCGTCAGCCGAGGAAGCCGCGGCCCTGCGCGAGTTGCTGGACAAGCTGCGCGCGCTGCCGGCCGACGCGGATGCCGAAACCATCCAGGGCGAGTTCTACGCCGTCGGCAAGGCGCACCCCGACACATTTTCCAATCTGCGCGCCTGGTTCAAAGCCATCTACGAAATCCTGCTCGGCCAGCAGCAGGGCCCGCGCCTGGGCTCCTTCGTCGCCCTCTACGGCCTCGCCAACTTCA